Sequence from the Gallus gallus isolate bGalGal1 chromosome 12, bGalGal1.mat.broiler.GRCg7b, whole genome shotgun sequence genome:
AAGCCTGGTTCCACCAGGcctgcatccaggtaggagccctcccctcgCCCCGGGGGTACAACAggcgctcagcagcaccaggcccagcTCACACTCACCctgcttgtgtttctgctgcaggaacagGCCATGCATGCCGGCATTTATTGCTTCCAGTGCCCCGTCTGCCGAGACTGGACCAGGTTTATTCCAGACATGCTCATTTTGGGGATCCGAATCCCATTCAGGTTGGTGTCTTTCAGCCAGCTCTTGAGATGTGAGGGCACACAAGCTGTCCTTGGTAAGGGACTGCACTGGCACAACTGGCCCTTTGCAGCCATTAACATGGGCCTCAGCATCATTGGGAAGCTGGAACCGGGGTTAGGGTGGATGGGGAGGGATCCCATGGATACGTTTTAGTCCTGGGGCAGTGAGTGCTCATCAcattccctcccttctctggcCAAAGACCAATACGGGACGACAGCAATGCCTACGCAGCACTACCGGAGAAGGAGAGGAGCTGTGATACCATTGACTGCCCTTACCCACGcggcagggagcaggcagagagagaggggtgAGTTACCTCAGCAGCCCTCTGGGGCTCTGCGTGGGATCAcagcctcaccacaggctgggggagcacagACTGAGCACCAGAGCTGTGCCGGGCACTCCCTGGCTAAGATTCAAATCCCATTCAGCTTGCTGTCTTTCAGCCAGCTCTTGAGATGTGAGGGCACATGAGCTGTCCTCAGCAAGGGACTGCACCGGCACGGCTGGCCCTTTGCAGCCATTAACATGCGCCTCAGCATCATTGGGAAGCTGGAACCAGGGTTAGGGTGGATGGGGAGGGATTCCACGGATACGTTTTAGTCCTGGGGCAGTGAGTGCTCATCAcattccctcccttctctggcAGAAGACCAACATGGGAGGACAGCAGTGCCTATGCAGCACTACTGGAGAGGCACAGGAGCTGGAAAGCCATTGACTGCCCATACCCACGcggcagggagcaggcagagagagaggggtgAGTTACCTCAGCAGCCCTCTGGGGCACGGCGTGGGATCgcagcctcaccacaggctgAGGCAGCACAGACTGAGCACTAGAGCTGTGCCGGGCACTCCCTGGCTAAGATCTGAACCCCATGCAGGCTGGTGTCTTTCAGCTTTGGCCAAAGACCAACACAGGAGGACAGACATGGCTATGCAGCACTACCGGAGAGGCATAGGAGCTGTGATGCCATTGAGTGCCTTCACCCACGcggcagggagcaggcagagagagaggggtgAGTTACCTCAGCAGCCCTCTGGGGCTCGGCGTGGGATCgcagcctcaccacaggctgggggagcacgGACTGAGCACCAGAGCTGTGCCGGGCACTCCTTGGCTAAGATCACTTTGTCCTCACGGCCAACACCGGTTTGTTTCCCcaggccctgggagctgctcctctgctgctcctgtgctgcgCAAAGCACCCATCGGCGCTGTTCCTATGTGAGTCAGAGCAGAAAGACCTGGGATTGCAACGCCTGTGCTGGAGAGGGCACCGGTAAGAGGCCAACAGCTGCATGCTGGTGGGCTCTGGCTTTGCTTCAGTCCCTTTGGCCCAAGAGGGATGGGAGCCAGTTCCTCCCCATGGCTGGAATTCCATCCTGCTCACCTTCCTGCCTCCCCTTACAGCCTCCAGCACCCTGTCATATCTTGCTAGCCTCAGCACCATCAGCCAGCAGGGACCAGGGCCATCCCAATGCTCTGCGacaccagagagcagcagctccaacaCCTTCAGCCAGGCACCATCTGGGCCAGCTAACTGTTCCTCCGTGCCTGAGAGCAGCATCCCGTccagccagagcaggacaggcCGGAGGAGAAGCAGCCCTCGTTTACAGCGGgataaaaaaagctttaaagagCCCCGAGGACACCGTGGGGGCAGCCGTAATGCTGCCCCAAGTGCCGAGAGCAGCACCCTCAACTCTGCCAGACAGGGGACTTCGCGGACCCCGAGGCACTCCCCTGCAGCTGGCTCCAGCCGCGGGCGCAGGCAAGGACGGCGCGCCCAGACAAGAAGCAACTCTCCGTTGCAGCGCCGGGCCACGGGTTCCCCACGCCGGTGCCAAAGACGCCGTGGGACCAGCCGTAATGCTGCCCCGACTGCCGAGAGCAGCACCCCAAACTCTGCCAGCCAGGGGACTTCGCGGTCCCTGAGGCACTCCCCTGCAGCTGGCTCCAGCCGCGGGCGCAGGCAAGGACGGCGCGCCCAGACAAGAAGCAACTCTCCGTTGCAGCGCCGGGCCACAGGTTCCCCACGCCGGCGCCAGAGACGCCGTGGGACCAGCCGTAACGCTGCCCCGACTGCCAAGAGCAGCACTCCAAACTCTGCCAGACAGGGGACTTCGCGCTCCCCGAGGCGTTCCCCTGCAGCTGGCTTCAGCCGCCGGCGCAGACAAGGACAGCGGGCCCAGACAAGAAGCCGCTCTCCATTGCAGCGCCGGGCCACAGGTTCCCCACGCCGGTGCCAAAGACGCCgtgggagcaggcaggcacCAGCCCGTAGCGCTGAGAGACGCACGAACAGACGCAGACAACGGAGAGCACCGAGGTCCTCGAGGGTTTCCGCAGCGGCTGATGGAAGCCGGTCCAGGCAGCCAGGGAGGGCCCGGACTCGAAGCCGCTCGCCTCTTCAACGTCGGGCTGCAGAaacccacagccagccccaaaGACGCCGCAGGAGCCGGTCCAGGCGGCGACGACCAGCCCAGAGGCGAAGGTACACCCGAGCACCACGCTGGCAGCAGATTATTGACAGCTGGTTCCAATGATGCCATAGGAGCAGCCGTGTACCAACTCCACATGCCGTCTAAAGTCATCAAAGTCCATTCCATCACAATAAAACAGAGTTCCATCATGCCACTGTCggtttcattcttctctgcctttcctgagGTGGGCAGCTTTAGGGGCTGGAACCACGGGGATCccttccccccagcacccaacccattccttcctccccgcagcccggtTCACGCTGAGCTGGGTTCTGGCCCCGACTCCAGTGGGGCACAACATTTCCAACGCGCAACGTGGCAAGAGGCtaggctggcagctgcagccccattcTGGGGGTGTTTCTGACATCTTGGGGACGTCGCTGTGTTTGGGACGTGCAGGCAGCCCCACGGCTGCTGCCGGCTGTGGGGTGGGCCAGGACCCGGGCTTTCCTTCTGCATTCGGGCAGTGCCTCAGGtctgagggctgctgctgctctggagatGCTGCCAGGCAGGGGGTGACGCAGCCCATCAAGTGTGTCAACCACTCATCTCTGTCCCAAAGTCAGGCGTCGTGCCTCCTGTGCGAGCAATACCAGTGCTGCCACTGCCCCTAAAAGGGACGGCCACCCTTTACTTATGCGGTCCAACCACCTAGAGAAATAGCCCGCCGGACTCTTCCAGGATCCAG
This genomic interval carries:
- the LOC121106635 gene encoding serine/arginine repetitive matrix protein 2-like isoform X2 → MEPVGDSRSYCIMVCRACQQAWFHQACIQEQAMHAGIYCFQCPVCRDWTRFIPDMLILGIRIPFRPIRDDSNAYAALPEKERSCDTIDCPYPRGREQAEREGRPTWEDSSAYAALLERHRSWKAIDCPYPRGREQAEREGFGQRPTQEDRHGYAALPERHRSCDAIECLHPRGREQAEREGPWELLLCCSCAAQSTHRRCSYVSQSRKTWDCNACAGEGTASSTLSYLASLSTISQQGPGPSQCSATPESSSSNTFSQAPSGPANCSSVPESSIPSSQSRTGRRRSSPRLQRDKKSFKEPRGHRGGSRNAAPSAESSTLNSARQGTSRTPRHSPAAGSSRGRRQGRRAQTRSNSPLQRRATGSPRRCQRRRGTSRNAAPTAESSTPNSASQGTSRSLRHSPAAGSSRGRRQGRRAQTRSNSPLQRRATGSPRRRQRRRGTSRNAAPTAKSSTPNSARQGTSRSPRRSPAAGFSRRRRQGQRAQTRSRSPLQRRATGSPRRCQRRRGSRQAPARSAERRTNRRRQRRAPRSSRVSAAADGSRSRQPGRARTRSRSPLQRRAAETHSQPQRRRRSRSRRRRPAQRRRYTRAPRWQQIIDSWFQ
- the LOC121106635 gene encoding serine/arginine repetitive matrix protein 2-like isoform X3, whose amino-acid sequence is MEPVGDSRSYCIMVCRACQQAWFHQACIQEQAMHAGIYCFQCPVCRDWTRFIPDMLILGIRIPFRPIRDDSNAYAALPEKERSCDTIDCPYPRGREQAEREGLVSFSFGQRPTQEDRHGYAALPERHRSCDAIECLHPRGREQAEREGPWELLLCCSCAAQSTHRRCSYVSQSRKTWDCNACAGEGTASSTLSYLASLSTISQQGPGPSQCSATPESSSSNTFSQAPSGPANCSSVPESSIPSSQSRTGRRRSSPRLQRDKKSFKEPRGHRGGSRNAAPSAESSTLNSARQGTSRTPRHSPAAGSSRGRRQGRRAQTRSNSPLQRRATGSPRRCQRRRGTSRNAAPTAESSTPNSASQGTSRSLRHSPAAGSSRGRRQGRRAQTRSNSPLQRRATGSPRRRQRRRGTSRNAAPTAKSSTPNSARQGTSRSPRRSPAAGFSRRRRQGQRAQTRSRSPLQRRATGSPRRCQRRRGSRQAPARSAERRTNRRRQRRAPRSSRVSAAADGSRSRQPGRARTRSRSPLQRRAAETHSQPQRRRRSRSRRRRPAQRRRYTRAPRWQQIIDSWFQ
- the LOC121106635 gene encoding serine/arginine repetitive matrix protein 2-like isoform X4; the encoded protein is MEPVGDSRSYCIMVCRACQQAWFHQACIQEQAMHAGIYCFQCPVCRDWTRFIPDMLILGIRIPFRPIRDDSNAYAALPEKERSCDTIDCPYPRGREQAEREGPWELLLCCSCAAQSTHRRCSYVSQSRKTWDCNACAGEGTASSTLSYLASLSTISQQGPGPSQCSATPESSSSNTFSQAPSGPANCSSVPESSIPSSQSRTGRRRSSPRLQRDKKSFKEPRGHRGGSRNAAPSAESSTLNSARQGTSRTPRHSPAAGSSRGRRQGRRAQTRSNSPLQRRATGSPRRCQRRRGTSRNAAPTAESSTPNSASQGTSRSLRHSPAAGSSRGRRQGRRAQTRSNSPLQRRATGSPRRRQRRRGTSRNAAPTAKSSTPNSARQGTSRSPRRSPAAGFSRRRRQGQRAQTRSRSPLQRRATGSPRRCQRRRGSRQAPARSAERRTNRRRQRRAPRSSRVSAAADGSRSRQPGRARTRSRSPLQRRAAETHSQPQRRRRSRSRRRRPAQRRRYTRAPRWQQIIDSWFQ
- the LOC121106635 gene encoding serine/arginine repetitive matrix protein 2-like isoform X1 → MEPVGDSRSYCIMVCRACQQAWFHQACIQEQAMHAGIYCFQCPVCRDWTRFIPDMLILGIRIPFRPIRDDSNAYAALPEKERSCDTIDCPYPRGREQAEREGRPTWEDSSAYAALLERHRSWKAIDCPYPRGREQAEREGLVSFSFGQRPTQEDRHGYAALPERHRSCDAIECLHPRGREQAEREGPWELLLCCSCAAQSTHRRCSYVSQSRKTWDCNACAGEGTASSTLSYLASLSTISQQGPGPSQCSATPESSSSNTFSQAPSGPANCSSVPESSIPSSQSRTGRRRSSPRLQRDKKSFKEPRGHRGGSRNAAPSAESSTLNSARQGTSRTPRHSPAAGSSRGRRQGRRAQTRSNSPLQRRATGSPRRCQRRRGTSRNAAPTAESSTPNSASQGTSRSLRHSPAAGSSRGRRQGRRAQTRSNSPLQRRATGSPRRRQRRRGTSRNAAPTAKSSTPNSARQGTSRSPRRSPAAGFSRRRRQGQRAQTRSRSPLQRRATGSPRRCQRRRGSRQAPARSAERRTNRRRQRRAPRSSRVSAAADGSRSRQPGRARTRSRSPLQRRAAETHSQPQRRRRSRSRRRRPAQRRRYTRAPRWQQIIDSWFQ